The Plodia interpunctella isolate USDA-ARS_2022_Savannah chromosome 11, ilPloInte3.2, whole genome shotgun sequence genome includes a window with the following:
- the LOC128673653 gene encoding 26S proteasome non-ATPase regulatory subunit 10-like encodes MSIGSVYETAYKGDFNQVKVKIDQNASLAKTPDSNGRLLLHWAALGGNENLVDYLINCGSNVDAVDDTSATPLILASSAGRYEVVRLLIGKGANVNHKTNRGQSSLHYACSKGHLEVTKLLLETGANINESDVLGATPLHRAATQGRNNIVELILSRSDVKVDLCDSTGSTALHLACEEDREATASMLVRSGSKVDNKNKEGKTPLDLCSVKLRKILTELLF; translated from the exons ATGTCTATTGGATCAGTATATGAAACTGCATACAAAGGAGATTTTAACCAAGTTAAGGttaaaattgatcaaaatgCATCTTTAGCCAAAACACCGGATTCG aATGGTCGTCTCCTACTTCATTGGGCTGCCTTAGGAGGCAATGAAAATTTAGTtgactatttaattaattgtggAAGTAATGTGGATGCTGTAGATGATACAAGTGCTACTCCACTAATATTGGCTTCATCAGCAGGAAGATATGAAGTGGTTAGATTATTGATTGGTAAGGGAGCCAATGTCAACCATAAGACTAATCGTGGTCAATCATCACTACATTATGCCTGCTCCAAAGGTCATTTAGAG GTGACAAAATTATTGCTTGAAACCGGAGCCAATATCAATGAAAGTGATGTACTTGGAGCTACACCATTACACAGAGCTGCAACTCAAGGGAGAAACAATATTGTGGAATTGATTTTGTCAAGATCAGATGTAAAGGTTGACTTATGTGATTCCACAGGTTCAACAGCATT GCATTTAGCTTGTGAAGAAGACAGAGAAGCTACAGCAAGCATGTTAGTTCGGTCTGGTTCTAAAgtggataataaaaacaaagaaggCAAAACACCACTTGACCTTTGTTCTGTAAAACTAAGGAAAATTTTGACTGagttattgttttga
- the Dgkepsilon gene encoding diacylglycerol kinase epsilon, translated as MESFFKLYDGIYYYFLIGGLFLSYLVYRIFHSVLGDINYIQTKLRIRGHSWRSIECNKSLPYNIYCTVCGKLMLPLVGLFCECCALSACKRCHVTIGKKIKCKPITWPSDRPFFHHWVNVGIPRGDDSIDNIEDCIKKFFCSWCQRTKLCPENSLNEREECDFQKYKNIIIPPPCVQVEKGEISSIKPLQDKNWEPFIIFANRKSGGNRGDEVLSIFKGLLNPMQVVDISSTAPESVLRWLPARCRVLVAGGDGTVAWILNTLLMASHVKAAVGILPLGTGNDLSRVLGWGATCASHLDAHAIIASLRRAQDQPLDRWKITIKPKRRRLGRLRADRVVYAYNYASIGVDAQVALDFHHARTQFLYRYANRTLNYMAYALLGATRAFDAGACGALERRVRVRADGARDALALPPLQALVALNIPSWGAGVDLWRMGNEGEVPEQSMNDGKIEVVGISSSFHIARLQCGLAEPYRFTQASRLRIDLEGSCAMQVDGEPWMQGPATIFMEHAGQSLMLRAAPADTD; from the exons atggaatctttttttaaactgtatgatggaatttattattatttcttaattggTGGCTTATTTCttagttatttagtttatcGTATATTTCATTCTGTTTTGGGAGATATCAATTATATACAGACGAAATTACGAATTAGAGGACATAGTTGGAGgagcattgaatgcaataaatctttgccatataatatttat TGTACAGTTTGTGGAAAACTCATGCTTCCACTGGTGGGATTATTTTGTGAATGTTGTGCACTGAGTGCATGCAAACGGTGTCATGTTACTATAGGAAAGAAAATCAAATGTAAACCTATAACATGGCCCAGTGATAGACCCTTCTTTCATCATTGGGTAAATG TTGGAATACCACGGGGTGATGACAGTATTGACAACATAGAGGATTgtatcaaaaagtttttttgtagTTGGTGCCAGAGAACAAAACTCTGCCCTGAGAATTCTCTGAATGAAAGAGAG GAATGTGATTTTCagaagtacaaaaatataataatcccTCCTCCTTGTGTCCAAGTGGAGAAGGGGGAGATCAGCAGCATTAAACCTTTGCAAGATAAAAATTGGGAgccatttataatttttg CAAACAGAAAATCGGGAGGCAATAGAGGTGACGAAGTTCTTTCCATTTTCAAAGGACTCCTTAATCCTATGCAG GTAGTGGACATCAGTTCGACGGCGCCCGAGAGCGTACTGCGATGGCTGCCGGCGCGGTGTCGAGTGCTGGTCGCGGGCGGGGACGGCACCGTTGCTTGGATACTCAACACTTTGCTCATGGCCTCGCATGTTAaa GCGGCGGTGGGCATCCTGCCGCTGGGCACGGGCAATGACCTCTCACGCGTGCTGGGCTGGGGCGCCACGTGCGCCTCGCACCTCGACGCGCACGCCATCATCGCCTCGCTCAGGCGGGCGCAGGACCAGCCGCTTGACAG ATGGAAGATAACAATAAAGCCGAAGCGGCGGCGGCTGGGGCGCCTGCGCGCGGACCGCGTGGTGTACGCATACAACTACGCGAGCATCGGCGTCGACGCGCAAGTGGCGCTTGACTTCCATCATGCGCGCACACAGTTCCTCTACCGATACGCTAACAGGACACTTAATTAT ATGGCGTACGCGTTGCTGGGTGCGACGCGCGCGTTTGACGCGGGCGCGTGCGGCGCGCTGGAGCGgcgcgtgcgcgtgcgcgcgGACGGAGCGCGCGACGCGCTAGCGCTGCCGCCGCTGCAGGCGCTCGTTGCGCTCAACATCCCCTCCTGGGGCGCCGGCGTCGACCTCTGGC GAATGGGTAATGAAGGAGAAGTACCGGAACAGAGTATGAACGACGGAAAAAttgag GTAGTAGGAATCTCTTCGTCGTTCCATATAGCTCGGCTGCAGTGTGGTTTAGCCGAACCATATCGGTTTACTCAGGCATCTAGATTAAGG ATTGATCTGGAAGGTTCGTGCGCGATGCAGGTGGACGGTGAGCCCTGGATGCAGGGCCCCGCCACCATCTTCATGGAGCACGCCGGGCAAAGCCTCATGCTCAGGGCGGCCCCCGCTGATACTGATTGA